The sequence cagaaacaagaaaaacaatcaaaatacaaaacagcacATTATATTTCACGCAGACTACATATTAAAGTGCACGAAGCTGTCATGATATATATGAGAGTGATGCAAGTCAGTGGGATAAATGTGCAGGAAGTGGAAGGTTTGTCAGGCTGCAGAGTTGGTGCTGACTTCCTCCAGCAGTGGTTTGAATTGTTCTGGGTCACTGAAgctctaaaagacaaaaacgtaTCGAAAAAAGTCAAGTTAATGCAAGACAAACATCAGATCTGAAGAGAGaaagttttaaattgttgtAGACAAAGGATATGTCTACAGTAGGAAAGGGTTTTCTGTAAAGAAGCAGGTTTAGTCACAGAGCTTTTTGCTTTTCCACTTAAAACCATCTGGTACATCATCActgaaaagaaagttttttaaatagtttttcttcTATTCAAGACTTCACCCAAAAGGTCAAACTAGAATACATCAAACATGTTTGACTGAAGTTCAGGTCGGGTCTGTTTTTGTGCCGACTGTCCCCAACTCGTGCAGACCGGTGCCGACTTTGACCAACTGGGAATTTTTGGTAAAATCTTGTATAAAATAGTGTTGTGTGTCCTGAGTTTTCATAATgtgatgaaaacatgtttgGCCTTAGAATAATTAGAGTAATATTAAGAGTATTTTTGCTCTGatcaatttaaaacaatgattttgttCATCAGTCTTGTCTGCACATTAAAATGATACAGAATACAAACATTTTGCTGCATGGACTCGTTGTTGAGTCGATCATGTTTGGGGTCGTAGGTTAGGCAGGAGGTAAAActgacatcattgttttcaaaaagatTGGGTTTTTGTGTGAACAGCCAAAACAAAGGTGACATTTGAAGATTTGTTCTCCTTTGAACCTGGTTTAAAACACACAGTTTTAGGGGTCTTAATATATAGTTTTTGTGTGAATGCAAGTCTGAACCAGTAACCTTTGAATAACCACAAAAAGCTGCTCCTGTGTGGACAGGGCCCGAgttattaaaaagatttttctcaATGCTTTACCTTGTTCTTTTCCTTGTTAGAGCTCTTCAGAGCCTTGATCCCCAAGACGACACAGCTGATGACAACACAGAGCTCCAGGACAGAAAAAACGATCAGCACACCATGGATGCTTCTCAGGAGCATCTGATGAGACGAAAACAACAGTTACACCTTTAACTCTTTAAACCCAAACAGTGTTTATCATGCCACAacattactttgttttgtttcatagaTTAGGTTgtccaaaaaccttttttacaACCTGACAAGTATTCAGTCGGTTGTAGTTCACAACTTctaccactagatgtcactgtATCTGAAGTCAACCCTTTAAACTCTTACTGGACGTTAAATAAGTTACAGGTTTGATGCACATGTTATATAATCACTCAGCTAGATTAATTCACTTCAATGCTTAGTTTGAATCAAAAGattcaaccaaacaacaaaaacaagagaagatgATACAAATTCGGAATCTGAATGGCAATCAATGGGAGTTTTTAACAGCATTTGttaagaaactgaagagataTGTCTGATGGACTTTTTAACTCTTACCAGAACCAGTTTCTTGCTCGTCAAGCATGCGTTCCTACGGTATTCATCTTGAAGAGATGGACTTGGTGTTGTCCCGTAGTACGGCTCTTCACAGTAATACCACCACAGATGGATATTTGCTACGCTGGCGGAGTAGAGAGTAATGGCTGTAATGGCAAAGGCCACTCCAGCCAAATTCAGAGTCACGTTGAGGATGacctaaaagataaaactcaTCACTTTaagtaaaagcaaacaaaacatcacaagaATCAAGTATTTAAAAAGCCTGGTTCATATTTTACATTCTCAACAATAAGTGACTGGTCATATTAGGAACCCTCAAAAATTCTGTTCAGTcaattttgtaaaataacaatAAGAATGTGATAAAGTTCAACTCACCGTACATGGACTTGGATACCTCTCAGACAAAATGCACATGATGCCAAATATAATGAactaaagaaaagacaaaaaaaaatacattttatttttctactcaaatattaaataaatttctACAACTTTTATGAAGCAGTTTGAAAACTAAAGAAGCTGCTACCCTGTCAGCTCTTTGGGGTTTAAAGTTACTTGTTGATGTTGATTTAATGCAGGCCTAGTCAATAAGCGGCCCGCAGGCCGAATATGGCCCTTTTCAAAATTTCTTTGGTCCCCCACAAAGCTGCCAATATTCCAAACAGATTtgtctgaaagctaaaaatttACATGTCATGAGCGTTATATTAAGCTAGTAGACGTCCTCCTCGGTCAAAATGACAATCCTTGACAACAAATCGGGGTGAGGTGGGTAAGCAGAAGTCTGATTAACCATCCACCTAAggtacaaacagaaaacagctaaaCTCACATCTTTTTAAACAGACCACTTGCTTTTtagttaatttattaaacaaatcaaacaattaAAGGAATGAAATGTTAGTCACAGTGGAAAAGAATTGCATTTATCCACCTTTATGAATTCTTTTGTAGTTGCTTACCAGCGCTCCCAGCCAATAAGGACACTGAAGACTCCAGATTATGTACAGAGATGCAGAACGAGACAGATGGAGGATGGCACCAAGGCCAATGTTGAGCAGGCCAATTACGATCTGCAgagactttaaaagaaaagacatctGTGGTGAAAACTTACATCAGATAAATGTCAGTGGTctagatttttgtttattacgagaccaaaacaaaatgcttcaaaaaggaaacaacaaaatgactaaaaagtAGTTTCCATCAAAAATAATCACATCCTCAGTTTGAATCCCAATAAGggctaaataaaaaacagcatctgGACTGTCACCCCGAGGACAGACAGAGACGTTCCCTGGATCCTCCTCAGGTTCTGGGACACCGAGCAGCACATCGGGCTGTAGCAaaggctcttcaggacctgacACACAGGAGGCCATCGGCTTTCCTGGTCAGAGGTCACCGTGAACACAGTGACCCCGTCAGCCCTGCTCACAGTCACAGACATCCTTCCTGCTCCTGGAAGCAGACAGCAGAGTTCCGTTTCATTAAAGCCACAGATGTATGAAAAAGGTTTGCAAACAAGGAACCAAAATGAGCCACTTTATAGATCCGTCTACATTCAAGTCATGCTGTCATTTAATGGTTGCCTGGTGTGACCATTTTGAGGGACCATGTAAACAAAGTGAGCTCCAGCAGCAGTTTCATTAACTCCTCTGACGACAAGCATTCAACTAAACATGAAAATGGTAAACAAACCCATAGTTTCTACATATTTCCATCTGCTATTAAACGACCAATTAAAGCCAGGCTACAGTCCTAACGTGATTTAGAAACAGTTCTTACAGTTTTAGAATACTTtaacaatttatatttaaacataaatcaatCCAACCTGGTGCTTCAGTGCAGTAGTTGGAAATGTTCTGTATTTTGTTCTTAGGTCCAATTTTATGCACAAATCTGGTCGTAACGTTTGGGTGAAGTTGATCAAACTAATCATAAGACATGACTGCAgataactgtttattttaaatatatatcgTTAGATTGCTGATATAAAACTTGTAGCCTTTCTAACAGTCTTTACACGAGTTTGTCCCTTAAAATGGCCGACGCCCAGCTGAGGGCGGGGACAGAGCTACTCTGATGACGTCAGAGCTGAACAGGAAACAGCGTACAGGTCGTTGTAGCATCGCCCTccattttggtaaaaacaacttcagaaaCCTCAAACATTCACGGTTCATGTTGTTGATTTATGTCTTGTTTACACCAGACTGCTGCTCTTCTGTCACGTGATCCGTTTAGCCTAcaaccttttcaaaataaaacgtcCGTGTTCagaattgttttttatatatttttaacaaatataataCATCTTTAAAGCAGACATGTATAAACAATTCAAATCCAGTCAATAAAATAAGATGCTCATCCTCTAAGAACCACACGAGTTgatatttgtactttttttctgctgcgtCATGAACATATTACATGTCTTACAGGTTGAACTCATTTTACTCTTACAGATAACAGCAAAATCCCAGCTCTGTCCTCTAACTTTAACCTAATCCcaggacaaagacagaaattacAGGTACACAACAGTAAGAAGCGGCACCTGTCCAGAACAAGTTTaaagtttctgctgcagcttcattaTTTGTGCTGtgacaataacaataaatatatcTCTTCCAAAGATGAATATCTatatttaaatttgatatttttaacaaCAGGTCTCCAATAAATAACCAATAAAGCTGATATACAGCGTTACTCTGAACTTTGACAAACAAACGTTATCAGCGCTGGTTTACTTCAGCCAAACAGAAACTTAAATCCGTTACCTTAGAAACCGAATCAAAGAAAGAGACTGACCTGAgaatcacaaaaaaaggaagaattttATCTTCTGTCTGCTGAACAGATCCTGTTTGGAAAAGCTGGGAAGGACTCGGAGTGGAGCCAGCCTGTTCCCAGAAGACCGTCCTCTGAAACTTAACCCTTTGTTCACCACGCTGTTCCGGAAGAATGGACAGAATGCTGCTCCACGTGGGCCCACTCGGAATCAACAGAACATCTGTTCTATGAATGTGAAACTGTAAATAATCTTTGGAAAGAAATATATAACTGGTTGAGGTCTAAATCTCTCCAAGTTGAGTCATTTTCCTGGAATGGAATAAAATTTGGAATTTCAATAAGGaataaaaaagttgaatatttgattaataatattatactgtttgcaaaattttacattcataaatgccatttttcaaaatgtcttccagctgtaaaagcattaaaaaatgatttattattattttgtgaatctttgaaaaaaattaatacagCCCCAGCAGTCAAACTTTTCTCAATTATAGCAGAATTTAAGTTGGTATAAAccccatgtttttattttatttttgtttctattttattgtgttgttgaTCTTATTTTATATCCCTGATTACTCGACTATAATGTGTTgtgttgttaatattttttagtGTGCACTAAGATGTTATAATTTCACTTTCATTGTTGGGGAGgtgtttttgtatatatattttctgaaaaGATTGTTGATTGTGAAGTTGTCATTATAATGGTTTTTGTATGttaaaaagaattaataaagaaaaaaaaaatccatgtgggcccaccttcttcttcttcttcttctttttgttttatggcgGTTTGCAAACAACTTataggtgcattaccgccaccttccAGACTGGAGTAGAGATTAGATGTCTTATACCTATAATCTTCCCATAATACCTGATTTcttaagaaaactaaaaatgcaattaaatattACATCCTCAGACGATCTTTGCAGCAAATTCTTAatatctaaattattttttcatggGCCCACCTGACCTATGGCAAGccgttttaacataaattcatttttactgCCCTTACATCCCAGatatttcaaattgttttatgaCTACATGTTTAGCGATTGAAGATATCTCCAATTATATGTCGACTagacaaaatacatatttgagaTATCTATAATTACATTCTGACTAGTCGAAATGACGTCAGATGTACCATTGACTTGTATGGAGATTTCAATTCAACATATCTTAAATGAATTACTGACTATTTGAAATACACGTTTCAGATATCTACAATTAAATTTTGACTAATCATAATtacaattcaagatatctttaaTATAGTTTTGACTAGTCATAACTCTAATTAAAGATATCTCTAATTACTCGATAATTTAAGAcatcttaaatgtgtttttggatAGGACATATGTAATTTTGACTAGACAAAACTAAATTATAGATATCTTGAATTGTAATTTTGAATAGTCATAATTCCTTTTAAGATATCTCTAAATTAATTAGAGATATCTTCAATTGACATTCTGACTAGTCAGAATGACATTATTGATATCTTGAATTAGTATTCTGTCTAGTCAAAACGTCATAAATTTACGTAGCATTTTGGCAGACAGTGTGTAAGGCATTCTAGCCTTAGGCTACTTGATTGTGTCAGGTCAGTCCAGCTCAAATACTCGTGTTTCTTAAACATTCCTCAAGTACACGATTTTCGCGCTCTCCGCATATCCCATACTGAAGAGCTCTTTCTATATTGTGgcattttcttacaattttgtccaaaacagcCAGCGCCATTGAATGTTCAGGCAATTCTTTGGACAGCTCAGTACAGACAAAGAGGGGCTTACACGCAATGTCTTACTTCAGATATGTAAAATTGTAATTCTGGCTAGTCATAATTACGTTTGAGATATCTTAAATTATAATTACAGATGTCTGACCCTTCCAATGACGAATCCGGTGACGTCATTTGAGATATCTCGAAAGCAATTTTGACTAGTCAAAATGTAATTGAAGATATCTTAAATTACCATTCCGGATAgtcaaaatgtagttttgtcctgtcaaaatgcatttttagatATCTAGAATGTAATTATGGATAGTCAGACGAAAATGAATTTAAGTTAAAACAGCTTGCCATACACCACCTGCAAGGAGGACCGTCGAGGTCAGGTGCTCTGTAAGCTGGGTCCCAGGCTATGCCAGTTcctggcaacaaaataaatcagaattatttattacatttggaaagaaaggcctaacattccttaaagcagtggtgtctaatcttggtcctggaggtccaccatcctacaggttttagatgtttctctgctcctcagcagctcttcaggttctgcagaagcctgttaatcacacagtCATTctaatcaggtgtgtcacagcagagaaacatctaaaacctgcaggatggaggccctccaggatcactcccttaaaagaatgcatgtcgcctgccgcctttcatgccggagctttaaattaaaatcatcttctgATGAAAAGGCACAGACGTTCTGCACCATCTTATTTAATATTAtgtgttgggtatgactctcagctactaccacaccaaatttgagatcaatatttgtaaaattgtctgagttataggtatttttatgtttgtaaaggttgcttagctgtggcggccatctttaatttggttggctccaaagttaatcagctgtagagacACATGAGTGATTACTTTCCGAAAGTTTCATCAACATCTGCCCAGTAGATCATATTTTGCCGAtgcttcaaacacacacacacacacacacacacacacacacacacacaatcaccttttgccttcagcagtgggtgataaatatatttacagctGGTTAGCTGTGTGTTCCGGTGCAGTGAGTCACTTGTTCTCTGGTTCTGtaatataaactgtataaatcTGAACTCCTCACCGGTTTCTAATGTTAAAATCCTCTAAACTGatttttctttactgttttggaaaaagaggttctgatatttttagaaaaataattagaatcaaaaagaaaaaagaaaaaagaaagggttGAGGAGTGATTTGAACatatttagaggaaaaaaaaaaagtttattttagtgGATGTATCCAAAGCAGACTAAAGTTTAAAGTTGGGAGTGTCAAGAAAGCCTGAAAAGTCTTATCTTTCTGCCTTTTTGAATTTGTGTTTACTGAAGGACATTCCTGCACCGACTCATTCTCCTTAACAAACATCcaccatttaaaataaagttactgATTAAACAGCatcaaagtttagttttaaagcaAGAGGACAGCAACATTTTTCACACTGATCGGTTCAcatgaatgagaaaaaaatctgcttccTCCGAGGAACTCAAAAACTTAATGATTGAAATTaagtcagatttgatttcaggtCTACCAGTTATTATGCATTTCAGACGTGCTAATCAAGTAGTCGGTctaatttctgtctttatttgccATTAAgcatgcttttaatttgaaataccAGCGACAGGAACTGtccgttttgtttttgctgcctgaACTTGTGATGGAAAAAGCAAACTGTCAGATTTACAGGCAGGAGGTGGTTCAGCAGGTGAGTTCTCTGCTTTATCAACACCTTTAGAATTATTGATAGGAAGTTAcctaattattgtgtttttctgtcaaatgaGTCATGAAAGTAGTCACAcaatttaaaattctttttaacaaagatgttataaaataaaatcttttaaaagttaattctatttttttttgtttaatactATATTGGTATTGAATTACTATGATTTCTATTGAGATTAATCagtattataaataaatatccatCTTTGGACCCATCTCTCCTACAGTTCTGACAACATCgagaagttgtgtaaaatgcaatGATCTACAAATCtaacaaactctgtttttattaacaatagaacacagtaaacattttatttcaaatgtggaaaacaagaaacgattaatttttgacagaaaaaaaggtaattttgaatctGACAGCAGCGGCACATTTCTCGgtccagatgttctcctctgtgcagcatctccatcagcctgtaaacatctggacctgaggttgtcccattctgtctgctcaacagtcctggatgggagcagatgttgttctaaaacctggactaatgcacccccataccatcagagaggcaggctttgataacaggctggatgggagcagatgttgttctaacaCCTGGATATTAACCTGTATAAACTTTAATATGttccattctgtttttattccagttcCAACTtctttggaattggggttgtaaatcTGTTACAGtttgtaagttttaaaaatgcccGTTTCTGTTGACAAGGGACTGACCGTGGTCGCCATGGCAACTGACCGTAAAAGCATCTCGTCATCGTGGCGTCACGTCATCAAAGAGCACGGGTCCAGTCCGATGTGCCGGTCAGGGAGCAAAGAACTGATGAGCAGCAGTGTAGTCGGAGCTCTCGGGGTGAGAGAGATTTAAGGCTTCAAAatgtgagatttttattttttaagtttaactACGTTGTGATTTTACTTTTGCAATCTTTCACAGACGGTGCAGATCCTGGTTGGGGTGTTCAACATTGGACTTGGTCCACAACGAATAGAAGCGTACCCTTTCTGGCTCGGtgctttggtaaaaaaaataaaaaataaaaaaaaataataataattagacaAGTTCTCACTTCAAACTGAGTTACAGTTTTCAGTGCCTTCATGGTATTTTTCTACTTGCACAATTTTGTTAGCTTATAAATTATCACAAGATGCCTTTTTTATGCCAAAGATCAGCAAAGTTTTTGACTGAAAGCTACCTACAATAGTTTCCTAACTAactgaaaactttaaatgtcTAAGAGGTAAAAGATTGGGTTATTAGAAAAGCTGtgagaataaatgaaaagaaggaAATAAGAAGTAGATGTTCTGAGGTTGGGTTTATACAGGTTTATATAAGTCCTGTAACTAAACCCACACATGGAAATGACTAAAAGATCAAATAaacaagacagtagctaaagactaaaaacaaaacaagtatgattaaatatatttttaaaaacagttatgGAAGGAATTGAAGAAGTCTTAGTGTACTTCCATAGGAATGTTTTctataaataagtttaaatagttcagaaaagaaaaaaaggttataaattcagaaaactaaaatgcacctatcaataaaaactgacacAAAGGGCTCATGACCAAATGTTGTGAAATTACCACAGAAATCAGTTTACAGTTAGAAAGATGAAGGTGCCTTATGACAagttcctttaaaataacataaaagtcTAACATTAAGTTATTTAactcatttaataaataaatatatttgagcTGTTTGTTCTCCTTTCAGTTCATCACAGCTGGAATCGTTTCAATCCTTGCTGACATGTTTCCTTTCCCCTGTTTGGTaggtaaacagaagaaaacactcATTATTGTGACACGCTGAAAAGAAATAACCAAATCTCTCCTCTCAGGTgggattttctgcttttgtcaacatagttggagccattttatcCATTGTTGGCATCGTGCTGTATGCCATCCATGTGGCAACTTTCACCATCATCTGGATGTGTGCAAATAACAACAATCTTaactcaaacaacaacaacaacaacaacaactgcatATTTCTGGCTAATTTAGCTCAGGTAAAACATCAGCCACATGTGTGAGGTCaattataattgtttttaagtaaacttGAGCTCTgatctttcttctctttcctctCGTCTGTCAGAAATTGTTGCGAGGTGTGGACATCACGA is a genomic window of Kryptolebias marmoratus isolate JLee-2015 linkage group LG16, ASM164957v2, whole genome shotgun sequence containing:
- the LOC108248889 gene encoding membrane-spanning 4-domains subfamily A member 8 isoform X2, producing MASCVSGPEEPLLQPDVLLGVPEPEEDPGNVSVCPRGDSPDAVFYLALIGIQTEDSLQIVIGLLNIGLGAILHLSRSASLYIIWSLQCPYWLGALFIIFGIMCILSERYPSPCTVILNVTLNLAGVAFAITAITLYSASVANIHLWWYYCEEPYYGTTPSPSLQDEYRRNACLTSKKLVLMLLRSIHGVLIVFSVLELCVVISCVVLGIKALKSSNKEKNKSFSDPEQFKPLLEEVSTNSAA
- the LOC108248889 gene encoding membrane-spanning 4-domains subfamily A member 8 isoform X1, whose protein sequence is MSVTVSRADGVTVFTVTSDQESRWPPVCQVLKSLCYSPMCCSVSQNLRRIQGTSLSVLGSLQIVIGLLNIGLGAILHLSRSASLYIIWSLQCPYWLGALFIIFGIMCILSERYPSPCTVILNVTLNLAGVAFAITAITLYSASVANIHLWWYYCEEPYYGTTPSPSLQDEYRRNACLTSKKLVLMLLRSIHGVLIVFSVLELCVVISCVVLGIKALKSSNKEKNKSFSDPEQFKPLLEEVSTNSAA
- the LOC108248880 gene encoding uncharacterized protein LOC108248880 isoform X3, whose translation is MEKANCQIYRQEVVQQGLTVVAMATDRKSISSSWRHVIKEHGSSPMCRSGSKELMSSSVVGALGTVQILVGVFNIGLGPQRIEAYPFWLGALFITAGIVSILADMFPFPCLVGFSAFVNIVGAILSIVGIVLYAIHVATFTIIWMCANNNNLNSNNNNNNNNCIFLANLAQKLLRGVDITMIVVSVLQLCVSISLAVLGIKSLCYRGRDEGVKDVEI
- the LOC108248880 gene encoding uncharacterized protein LOC108248880 isoform X2 gives rise to the protein MEKANCQIYRQEVVQQGLTVVAMATDRKSISSSWRHVIKEHGSSPMCRSGSKELMSSSVVGALGTVQILVGVFNIGLGPQRIEAYPFWLGALFITAGIVSILADMFPFPCLVGFSAFVNIVGAILSIVGIVLYAIHVATFTIIWMCANNNNLNSNNNNNNNNCIFLANLAQKLLRGVDITMIVVSVLQLCVSISLAVLGIKSLCYRGRDEVGTNRKLNENSHYDG
- the LOC108248880 gene encoding uncharacterized protein LOC108248880 isoform X1, coding for MEKANCQIYRQEVVQQGLTVVAMATDRKSISSSWRHVIKEHGSSPMCRSGSKELMSSSVVGALGTVQILVGVFNIGLGPQRIEAYPFWLGALFITAGIVSILADMFPFPCLVGFSAFVNIVGAILSIVGIVLYAIHVATFTIIWMCANNNNLNSNNNNNNNNCIFLANLAQKLLRGVDITMIVVSVLQLCVSISLAVLGIKSLCYRGRDEVGTNRKLNENSHYDGCQRCRDLTAFIKGSLCDQSWRLNSVHLNYTSMNQGWSHEGPRGGHCPQKLAPLLVIQHKQC